CTCCCTCTGCCTCTGGAGGGCTCTGCAGGTTTAACGTCCGGCTTGACATGGGCTCCTTCTGATCCCTATGCTCTTCACCCAAAGAGAAACCTTCCAcattcatttcaaaaacatCCCTAATTGCTTGGATATCAAAAGTGGGCATGCCCTGATCGTCTGATGAGACGTCTTCCTTCGCTTCATTGTGAAGCCACTCTGCGGAAAGTGGGAGGATCTCCTTTCTGATTGTTTTCTCCGTTGATGTCAATTGATCTAAGAGAGCAGACAAGTCAACCTTGGGGAGATCCTCCTTTTCTTTGTGTGAATGTTCCTCTTGGCTTTCCTCCAGGTCTGGGCCGAGTCGTTCGGGAATAGGAATGGGTTCCTTGCGTCTATAGGTTGGATTCATTTCAGCTTTTTGGGCCTCCTCAAAGAACGCTTTCTTTTCTTTAACTGAGGCAGATGATGGCTCAGCGGTATCTTCAGGGACACTCTGGATCTCAGAGCTACTCTGGGGGTCATTTGCGTTCAAAGCCTCTGGATCTTCAGAGGTATGGTTGTCTATCTTTGCAGGTTCCTTGTCAAGTGTCTCCGCTGGGCTGCAGCTGCGTCGTTTTATCTGGCAATGGAATGACGCCGGTGTTTCCACAATTTCCGATTTCTTCTCAGAGATCAGTTGTGGAGAAATGAGCGGTGGGGGGGTGACGCCGCGTAAGAGCTTGGCCGTCGTGTCTTTGAGCCTCTCCAAGTTCTCTGCTTTGTCAAATGTGGGTGAGGGTGTGATTCTGGTGAGGCGTGCCGTAGGGGTTTGGCAGCGCCGTGGCGGCGGCGTGGGAGGTGTGGCCGGCCTGTGCAGCAGCGTCGGTGACGGGGTGACCCTCTGGGGGGACTGTGTCCTTCGGATGGACTCAATGGTGATGAATGTTGGCGAGGGAGGGCGCGTTCTCAGTGAGGGTGAGGGAGCTCGAAGATCGGTACACTTCACTTGACTTGTTTCTTCTTTCCTGCTCTCCTGGAAGGTCTTTGTTTGGTTCTGCACTTTGGTAGAACCAACGCTGATCTTGGATATTGTGGTGCCCGTAGCCGACTCCTCAACAATCTCACACAAACGCGTCTCCTTCATATCAACTTCTTGAGTTGTTTCTTCCACAGTAGACCCCCCTGGTGTGGGACCCACTTCTGAAACCGAACCAAGCACAGTTTTGGAAACCGCTTGGATGTGAGGAATGAATCCCGGCGCTTGCTGCTTTGGAGCTTCCACTTTTGATGTTGATTTGACTTTTTCGGACTCAACCGCCTCTTTAATTGGGTCGGCTCGATTCTCCTGACGAACGTCTGTCACCGCTTTCTTCTTTCGCACTCCCTCAAGTTGATTTTGAGGTTCCTTGTGTGGTTCCTTCTTGGTGTGAACGTGTTCTTCTGAAACAACTACGGCTTGGAGTGTTTGATTGGACCTTTCTGTAATGGCCACCTTTGATTCCGTGCCAGCGTCCTTAGTTTGACCCGATTGTGCCCCCGCTTTCGACTTTTTGggcttctttttcttctttgtcgGTGTTGACGTTTGTGGCTGGCTGCCAATGCCATTTAAAGTCTTTATCTCCTGTTTTAACTCTGCTTTCATCTCCGTTGCCGGAAGCTTCTCCTCCACCTGCGTCTCCCTCTCTTCTGCCATCTTCACATCCAGCTGAGTTTCACGGTGATGACTCTTTGCCACCTTTTGATTGGCTGTGTCAGCTTTAATTGTCACAGTAGCTTCCGTCGTCTTTGATTCATCAGTGACTTTTTCTCTGCTTGTGATTTTATTATCAGGGTCAGCTGCCGTAATATTTTTctcagatgtttgtttttttgtcttggtCTCCGCTTGGGATTTCCTGAAAGTCTGCTGAGGTGTTTCAGGTGTGACTTTTTTAACAGTATCGTCTATGTTCCTTTTAGGTTTCTCAGATCCTTTCACACGTTTCTTCTCGTCAGctgtttctttttctgtttttactaAACTAGCGACTGCTGTGTGAACTTGCTGGGTAACAACAGCCTGAGTTGAGGAAACAGAGACCGTTTGATGAGTCTTTTGTCTGCTGGAAGTCACGGAGGAGGCCTTTTGGATAGAGACAACATTGGAGGTCTCATTAGAGAGCATTTCCTGCTTGGCAGATGATATTGTGGTGGAGCCTGTGAGGATTCTTTCCTGGCTGGCGCTGACGTTGCCCTGGATGCTACTGGAGATGACAACCTGCTTGGATGTGGAGGAGTCTGAGCTGTAAGACGTCTGCTTTCCCTCATCAGCAATGTTCTGAAGAGCCACAGTAAGGGCGTCATTTACATGAGGAGGAGTTGGAGTGCTCGGAGGAGTGCTGTCCTCCTTCAGTTTGCGGTACTTTTCCTCTGCTTTTATTAACGGGGTGTTAAATTTACTGGCTTTGCCTTTCATCTGAGGAGGAGGCGAAGGAGGGGGAGTGAATTTTATAGGAGAGATGCAAACTTTCCTTAAAGGTCGCGGCGATTCTGGTGGTGGAGGAATTTCAGAGGTTGAGGTTGATGTCCGTGTGGTCGTTACGGACTTGCTCACTCCTGCCACATGGTAGGATTCCACTTTGGACTCCAGCTTGGGGACAGGGCACAAAGTTGGAGCTTTCACTTTCTTGACTGTCATCTTTTTGGCCTCCACTGGGGAGACCTGAACCACTTCTGCTGGAATCCTTTCTAGATCTTGCTCAGGCGGAGGCGGAGGGAGGAAGTCCTGTTCGTTGGTAAGAggcggaggtggaggaggaaggTGATCAGCGTCAGAATCCACAGAGGGCGGTGGAGGCgtgggaggaggggggaggtCCATGTCGAGCACaagtggaggtggaggaggaggcagaTCGGGCTCTGACGTTGGTCCTTTCAGGGTGTAAAGACTGGTTTCCactttggttttatttaatcgTATCATTCCTTTTGGTTTCAGGTTGCAGAAGtcagtttttaatgttttaatgccATGATTTTGTGTGATTGTTTTGTGCTCCACAACGTTTTTAGCTTGCTCGTTGCTCCGCTTCTCCACCGTACAAGACGTTGATTGAATGCTTTCAGTTTCACTGGTGACAGACTGACTCACAGTGGAAACGGCGGTTTTTATTTTCTGCGCGTTCCTCTGTGCTTCAGCATTCAAATTCTTAACGGGAGGCCTCTGCTTCACTCGGACTCTCCTGTAGGCGCCCTGTCTCACTTTGGGAGCTTCACGCTGTGCAGTTTCCAGCAGAGACTTGATGGTGCCTTTCACGTCACCCTTTACCACTTCCTCCTTTTCTACCTCCGCTTGCTCGTGCATCTCATATAAAGACTTGATTGACATCTTGACACCGCCTTTCAGCTCTTCGATGCTGCAGCTCCTTTGCATTTTCGGAGAGGAAGGAGGCTCCATCAGGAGCTGAATTGTTCCTTTGACGTTCCCCTGAACATCTATCTCCTGCTGGCACGCTCTCTTCTCAGCGGAAGCATCGTGTAGGGATTGTATGGCCGTGTGAATATCGCCCCTCACAATTTCTTCCTTCTCCACCTCCCGCACAGACCGCTTGGCCAGCTCCAGAGATCTTAGCGTGGCTTTAACATCTCCAGGAACGAGATCCTCAACAGCAGCTTCCACCCGGGAAGATGCAGATTTCTCAAGAGATCTCAGAGCTCCCTTGATGTTTCCAGGAATGATATCCGGCTTCTCCATTTCCCTGTGACGATGTTGCGCCCTCTCGAGGCATCGCAGAGTTTTGGGGATGTTGCCTTTCATCACCTCCTCTTTCTCCACAACGACGGTCTGGTTCGCTGACTCAGACAGGGAAGTCAAAGCAGCTTTCAAATTCCCTTTCACAATCTCGTCCCTTTGGTGACTCTCCGACGACGGGATGGGTTCCGTCATGAAAACTTTCACCGTGTTATGAACGTCGCCGGGTATGACATCATCCACCGTGCGCTCCACTTGAGTTTGGTTGCGACTGAGGATGACTTTGGTGCCCTTGATGTCACCGCCGATGATCTTCTCTTTCTCTATCGTGTCGCTCGGCTCTTCATCGGGTTCTAAATGGAGCTGTTTCAGATAGCTGAGGGCCCCAGATTCGATACACGTGGAGTAAAAATGGACATTTCCCTTCTCAGTGTCATCCACCGTTATCTTCTTGGTCAGGTCGGGCTCATCCTGGCTGGAGAGTCTCTGCAGAGCGCTCCTGATGTCTCCTTTCACAACACCTTCTTTTTCAACATCAACACAGTCCTGTTTGTTTAGAAGGGAATATATGGTCATCCGAACATCTCCTTTCTCGTCCTCCTGAATGAGAATTCCATGTTTGGCAGAACCACTTTCACCAAAAAGCTTATTTATGGCTTCCTGGATGTCCCCTCCTATAACTTCTTCCTTTTCAATACTTTTAGCGCTCTCCTGGTTGAATAGCTGCCGCACCGTGGTGCTGATATGACCCTTCTCTTCAGACTCGATGACCACCTGCCGCTCCTGTTTTTCCTGTCTGTTGAGTAGGTTCATCATGATGGTCTGCAAATCCCCCCTGATGACCTCCTCTCGCTGAATCTCAGGAGTTTGCTGATTCATGAGGTGATATTTTGCCATCCTAACATCTCCGATTTCATCAGATTCAATCAGTATTCCTTTGGACGTTACCATTTTCTGACTGTAAAGCTCCTCGAGCGTCCCCTTGACGCTCTTGCCCATAATTTCCGCCTTCTCTGATCTCGTCGCGTTAAAGTCATCAAAAGGCGTCGTTTCAAAGAGCCATGTTGTTGACTTTACATCCGCTTTGAGAATTTCCTCTGGAGCGACATGCGTCTCCTCGCTCTCGTCTACTTCCTTGATGTGGTCGAGGGGATTCTTCTCAAAGAGCCACACGGAATGCTTCACATCTCCCTTCGCCACCTCCTCCTTTTGAACGCTCTCAATCAGGTTTTCCGAGCTCAGGCTTCTGATTTTGTCAATGGACTGGGTTTCAAATCTCCACCTGGCTGTCCTGACGTCAGCCTTTTGTATCTCGCTGACGTTGACGGTTCTGACAGACCCCTGCCACGCGGCGTCTGACTCGAAACGATCCTTATTCATTTTCACATTGCCACCTTGAATGTCCTCCACGGTCTTCATCAGCAGCTTACCGTCTTCACAAATCCTGTCAAGAGGTTGGGTCTCAAACCTCCACTTTGCTGAGGACACGTCTCCTTTTTGCTCGTCCCGCTGTGTGACAGATTTTATAACGTACACCTCATCCGAGTCCTTGATGGCGTCAAGGGGTTTGGTTTCGAACAACCACCGCGTTCCCACCACATCGCCTCGTGTCACCTCTTCGCTAGTGACAGTGGTGACCTCGTGGTAATAGCCGTCTTTGTCCTGGATGGCGTAAAGAGGCTGGGTTTCGAACATCATGGTGTAGTTTCTGACGTCGCCCTTCTCCTCGTCACCGCACACAATCTGCATTTTGGACAGCTCGGTTTCAGAGGCCGCCTCCTTGATTTTATCCAAGGAGAAGGTCTCAAAGATGAAGCGGCCCTGGTCTACGTCCCCTCCGTGTACATCCGTTACAGTGCGGCCTTTCACCGATTCCTCTTGGCCCTCATGTATGGCGTCTATGGACTGGTTTTCAAAGAGCCATTTGCAGGTCAGGACGTTCCCTTTCTGTATGTCCTCGGTCTGCGCTCTCTTAAGATGCTGCATCACTTCCTCAGAAGTCGATGTGATGATATCGGGTGTGTTGTGCTCAAAAATGTACTTCTTTCGTGACACGTCTCCAGAAGCAACGTCAATCTCGGTGATGCGCTTGAAAGCGCTCACATCCTCCCCAGAGAGATTCTCCAGTGTCTCTGTCTCGAAGAGAAAGCACGCCGTTCTTACGTCTTTCCCCCGAATGTCCTCTTGATTGACAGTGCATGTTTTCAGTGTGGTCTCCGTCTCGTCGCGTATGCTATCGAGTGCTTGTGTTTCAAAAAGCCACGTGCACGTTTTAACATCCCCTTTTGGCATTTCCTCACATCCATTTTCACTCCTTGAGTCCCCCTTTTCGTACAGGACGTCCATCGGTTGGGTCTCAAAAAGCCACTTGCAGGATTTGACGTCTCCCTTCACCACATCTTGACTTTTACTTTCCATCTCCTCATCCTCAATGTTGCTGAAGTACTTTATGGAATCCAGAGGCTGGGTTTCAAAGAGCCACTTTGCAGTTTTAACGTCCCCAgattccatttcctgtttggaTACGCCCTTAATAATTTGGTATTTGTCAATGCTTTCGTCAAATTGGTCGATGGGCCGCGTTTCAAACATCCACTTGTATGTTGTAACGTCTCCGCTCACCACCTCTTCGTGACGCACGGTCTTCACCTGGTGGAAGTGTCCGGAGCCGTCTTGCATGGCATACAGGAGCCCCGACTCAAACAGGTTGGTGTTAGATCGGACCGAACCGCTTGTGACGCCCTCCACCAGCATCCTTTGAGACTCATCCCATCGGTTGAAATCTGTGCTCTCAAACATTAGCGTGTAGTTTGACACGTCCACTTTGTCAATTTCTTCCAGGTCGATTGTTCGGATGACCTCCTTCCTTTCATCTCGGATCTGCTCCAAAGGTTGGCTTTCAAATCGCCACTTTTGGTGGCGAACAtctcccctctcctcctccgctTCATCTCTCTTTTTCAGCTTGCCCACCTCTGCGAGCTCCTTGGGCTCCTCGGTTGGGATGGTCTCGAAGTAATGCCTGGCTGACTTGACGTTTCCGGCAATAATTTCCTCCTTGGTGAGCGGGAGGCTGTTGGAGTCATCTTTCAACGTGTCCATGGGCTGAGTCTCAAACACCCAGCAGTTTTTACGAACGTCTGCTCTGCAGCGTGTGCCGTCTTCCTGCGTGAGGTCCTCCTCAATGTTGACCGTGCGCGTCACCTCTTTTCTCTCGTCTCGGATGTGCTCCAAAGGCTGACTCTCGAAGCGCCACTTCTGGTGTCTCACATCGCCTTTCATTTCTCCGTTCAGCACCGTCTTTTGAAGTTTTCCTACTTCAGGGAGGTTCCTCCTCTCGGTTTGAGGGCTGCTTTCAAAGAAGTTCCTGGCCGATCTGACATTGCCCCCGATTATGTCTTCAACAGACTGAGGTTTGCGGTTGGAATCATCCTTCAGAGAATCCATGGGTTGAGTCTCAAAGACTAAGCAGTGTTTGCGCACATCCGCCCCGACTATCTCTTTCTCAGTGTTTGAACTTTCCAGCTCGTCCAGGGAATTCAATGTCTTTATCTCAAACAGCCATCGACCCCAATCACCTTTGCTGCTGTCTTCCATGGAGAGACTACACAGCAGCTTCAGCGAGGAAGGAGGGTCCTTCGCATCCAGTGGTTGGGTATCAAAAAGCCAACGTGACGCGATGGAGTTCTCCAGTTCCGTTTCAATTTTGCGCACAGATTTAATCTCCAGCATCTGACTGGACTGTCCCATGATGATGCACTTAAACTGAGTGTCAAAGGTGCTTGTGATTGTTTTCACCTCGTCATTGATTTCTTCCAACACTGATCTCAAACTCAGCAGGCGGCTCTCATCGACGGTCTCCGTGTGTCCGAGCTTTTCCATGTGCTTACCATCCACCATGTAGATGGTGGCGTTGCCGTCCTCTTCTGTGAAAAGGATCTCTTTGGTGAGCTCCTCCTCCCTGATCATTTTATTTAGACTGTCCATGGTTTGGGTTTCAAATAACCATGCTGCGGCACGCACGTCTCCTTTGTCAAATTTATTGAATTTATAGTCTGTGGAGTTGGCGTCGCGTGGACCCAGCTCATCCACGGTCTTTGTCTCGAACATCCACGCCGTGCGTCTCACGTCCTTTCCCAGAATCATCTCCTTTTCGCTAATCTTTGTGTTATCGTCGCCTTCATCGGGGGATTCATCCTTGATGGCATCCAGTGGCTTGTTTTCAAAAACCCACCGCCTGGCCTGAACATCACCAGGTAGAATCTCTTCCCATTCGTATTCTTCATCGGTGATGTCGGCATCCTCCTCGTACGTGTACTCTTGGTTGTTCACGCTCTCGTTGTACTCGTTGTAGAAGTCCTCTTCGATATTTTTGCGAAGCTCGGGGTGAATGTGCTTGTACAAACGTTTCAGCTCAGACATGTTCCTTTGCTTTATGTAAGCTTCTCTGCTAAGAAGGTTCTTTGCTGGGTTTGCTGGTCCTGCCTCAGGTGAGTAATGCCCGGCAGGAATATTTTCACCATCTGATGGCATTTGGAGTAAATCGGGCGGTGGCGGCGGAAGGTAGTCACAATCCTCAATGGCTGCTGGTGGTGGCGGTGGAAAGTCCTGCTCGTCCATCACGGCTTCCATTGTTTCTTCTGCTGCCGCCACCGTGTGCACCTCGTTAGTCGCTGTGGTGCTCTGGCTTACATTGGAGGACCACTTAGATCGATTGATGTCATGGCCAATCTTATTCAAAGGGCACAAGTGTGTAAATAACTTGAAATCCCCCACATAATTCCACATTATAATTATCCCTGCAGATAAATCTTTTGTTGCCATTATGGACACAGACATCTACAAAAAAGgcatgaatatgaataatttCGGTCGGGAAATGCAAATGATCACCTTGATTGGTTTATGCGGGGCGGCCTCCTCTATGGTTCTTTCAAAGTGAGCTCTCAGTTCTTTTGTTGTGTACCTGGGAAATTCCTCTTCTGCTCAGAAAGAGAGAAGAAGCACCACTTCCGTGAGCTTGCTAGTGACAATGACGCAATGCAGGTCAATAGCTTACCTTCATTTTCAGGCTTTATATCACTCTTATCCAAGTTACTGTCACTGTCTGACACCTACGTGCGTTTTAGAAGAGACACAAGCAGTTAGAAATCATTTGGTGCAAATATGCTATACTGGACACAAAATTAGCTAATGTTGtataaaaagcattaaaaaaaagctttaaaaatggaACAATGAAGAAGGCAGTtccaaacaaaacataacatatttaagcaaagttgatcaTTAAAACTCTTAAACGGCTGAATTATTGACCCTGGTTTTGCAACGATAGAGGAAGCCATTCTGTGacagatgaaaaataaagtacCGTGGTTTCTTGGCTGGAAAGTATCTGCTGACCACCTGAGACCACCCGTCGAGCGCCGCTTGACAGCGAGAGTTCTGAGTGCGACATTTCCTGTGATGATGAAAAGAATGGCGTCAGATGTGCGGCGGGTGTGTGGAGTGGATGCCGTGGATGCACCAGTGTGCTCTTAGGCTGAGTCGATCATCATCACACTGTCACTTTCCTCTCGGTGGTGGACACAGCATGTCTACATGCGCGTCACAGTACATGCACGTGTGATGATGTATGAATATAAATCatatttcctgttttgccaaCAATAATAATTCCTCTCTATCAAGTTTCATGAAAATTGACTGAAACTCCATGGAGACATAGTTAAGTACGTATAAGAAGGGAATTAGTACTAAgtcattcttattcttattgtCTGTCATGCATGATGCTTCTACCTGCACGCTTCTGTGCTGGAAATGGAAGTGGCTAACATGAGATGTGCTAGCAGAACTTTCCTGGATCTCAAACTGTTTCCTCACACCGGCCAGCCCCCCGGGCAGGGAGCAGACCTCGGGTTCCTCCATGACCTAACAGGAGGCAGGGAGCTTCGTTAGACGTCTCCACACCTTCAACTCACAGCATGTCTACATGCACGTCTACATGCACATGTGCAGCTCCATCTACatctccagcatcccccccccctctcctcaCCCACACCACAAActcacttcattcattttccttctTACAATACAGTTCTCAAGGGGCGGTTGAGGTCACAAGACCTCACCAGATAAAATCCATCTCACACATGGcatgtctcagccatggcatgtctaaGCCATGGCATATCTGTCTAAGCTATGGTAATTTCTGTCTCACCCATgccatgtccgtctcagccatgtcaTGTTcctctcagccatggcatgtccgtctcagccatggcatatctgtctcagccatgacatgtccgtCAATGCCGTGGCATGTCCGCCTCAACCATGGCATATCTGTGACAGCCATTGcatgtctcagccatggcatgtctgtctcagccatggcatattggtctcagccatggcatgtccgtctcagccatggcatatccctctctgccatggcatgtccgtctcagccatggcatgtccgcctcagccatggcatatctGTCACAGCCATTGCATGTTcgcctcagccatggcatatctGTCACAGCCATTGcatgtctcagccatggcatgtccgtctcagccatggcatgtggaCTCTCTCTGCTGGCTCAGTAGCGAGTCTCCATGCGGTGGGAAAGATAACGTCATGTCTCAAACCGTGACAAAGTGAGGGAGGAATATTCAAACCACGATATAGTGAGGGACACCCGGATGACCTTACTTTCATTCTCGTATGACAGGAATGTTATAGAATAAAGGTGTAATGGTGACACTTTGACGCTGAAGTGAATAAAGTGAAGGatatgatttttctttttatggaAAACACAATCAAAGGGGAGGCTGAAAAGCCATATAGGTAATATTCCATGGATTGACTGGAAAGCCTTAAAAGTGAGGGTTTAGCGTTTTCACGTCCTGTTAAGCGCTGCCAGGAGAGAGTCATGTTTCTTTGCTATTTATGCACGCGCCCTTGGAAGGCTTCTGATCCCTGCTGCAAAACTGTCATCACCTCCACGAATATGGCCTGACAATATCAGCGTTAAAGGTGACAATATCAGCGTTAGAGGGTACAATACCTGCATGCTGCAGTACAGCAACGCTATACCTTGCAGCACAGAAGGACCACAAACACACCAGCATCATGAAAGCACACCTCCACTCTTCTTCTAATCACAAACCAGCAAGGAGGAACGTCACGCTACATATGAAACGTGCTCTGCTCGGCAtggcgtgttttttttcatgctacATATGAAACGTACCCTGCTCGGCAAGGCGTGGTCTGCTCGCTGGGTAACAGCAGCCTGGTACATGATGGTCTTACGGTGGGTGGGCGGTGTGGGCCCAGAGTGGAACTTTCTTTCTATGCTTGAAATCTTTCAGGAGGTCCCGCTCGGCTTCAACGTGCGCTGCCAGCAGCTAAAGACAAGAAAGCGGCTTCACCTTTCATGCACTTTTCTCCAATGCAACTTCTTCAACATCTTTTAAAAAGCCGAACAACACCAAACATCTGCACATTATCATCATGATATCAATCAGCTGTGTCCAAACAGGCTCCCGGCAAGGGGCCATGTCCTATAAAATGAAAGGACGCTTGGGTCATTGTCATATTTTCTTAATATGActtaatatgtcatattttctcaatATGActtaatatgtcatattttcttaaTATGACAATATAGTATATTTCATAATTGAAGCATCTCAGTTTTGTGTTGACTTTAtatccataatattataactctCTCCTCTACCAAATTTTCcccaaatgacaactttattttctcattttcttaTGGTGtctcgtaatattctgactaTTCTGACATCTAAATATAGTAAACTAAATAtagttgtgatttttggaaaaagtcgCAACTTTACAAGAATTAATATACATATGCCAATAAACAAGTAATATTGTTAGGCGGGAAAGCCATGTTTGT
This is a stretch of genomic DNA from Doryrhamphus excisus isolate RoL2022-K1 chromosome 9, RoL_Dexc_1.0, whole genome shotgun sequence. It encodes these proteins:
- the xirp2b gene encoding xin actin-binding repeat-containing protein 2 isoform X1, producing MYQAAVTQRADHALPSRVMEEPEVCSLPGGLAGVRKQFEIQESSASTSHVSHFHFQHRSVQEMSHSELSLSSGARRVVSGGQQILSSQETTVSDSDSNLDKSDIKPENEEEEFPRYTTKELRAHFERTIEEAAPHKPIKIGHDINRSKWSSNVSQSTTATNEVHTVAAAEETMEAVMDEQDFPPPPPAAIEDCDYLPPPPPDLLQMPSDGENIPAGHYSPEAGPANPAKNLLSREAYIKQRNMSELKRLYKHIHPELRKNIEEDFYNEYNESVNNQEYTYEEDADITDEEYEWEEILPGDVQARRWVFENKPLDAIKDESPDEGDDNTKISEKEMILGKDVRRTAWMFETKTVDELGPRDANSTDYKFNKFDKGDVRAAAWLFETQTMDSLNKMIREEELTKEILFTEEDGNATIYMVDGKHMEKLGHTETVDESRLLSLRSVLEEINDEVKTITSTFDTQFKCIIMGQSSQMLEIKSVRKIETELENSIASRWLFDTQPLDAKDPPSSLKLLCSLSMEDSSKGDWGRWLFEIKTLNSLDELESSNTEKEIVGADVRKHCLVFETQPMDSLKDDSNRKPQSVEDIIGGNVRSARNFFESSPQTERRNLPEVGKLQKTVLNGEMKGDVRHQKWRFESQPLEHIRDERKEVTRTVNIEEDLTQEDGTRCRADVRKNCWVFETQPMDTLKDDSNSLPLTKEEIIAGNVKSARHYFETIPTEEPKELAEVGKLKKRDEAEEERGDVRHQKWRFESQPLEQIRDERKEVIRTIDLEEIDKVDVSNYTLMFESTDFNRWDESQRMLVEGVTSGSVRSNTNLFESGLLYAMQDGSGHFHQVKTVRHEEVVSGDVTTYKWMFETRPIDQFDESIDKYQIIKGVSKQEMESGDVKTAKWLFETQPLDSIKYFSNIEDEEMESKSQDVVKGDVKSCKWLFETQPMDVLYEKGDSRSENGCEEMPKGDVKTCTWLFETQALDSIRDETETTLKTCTVNQEDIRGKDVRTACFLFETETLENLSGEDVSAFKRITEIDVASGDVSRKKYIFEHNTPDIITSTSEEVMQHLKRAQTEDIQKGNVLTCKWLFENQSIDAIHEGQEESVKGRTVTDVHGGDVDQGRFIFETFSLDKIKEAASETELSKMQIVCGDEEKGDVRNYTMMFETQPLYAIQDKDGYYHEVTTVTSEEVTRGDVVGTRWLFETKPLDAIKDSDEVYVIKSVTQRDEQKGDVSSAKWRFETQPLDRICEDGKLLMKTVEDIQGGNVKMNKDRFESDAAWQGSVRTVNVSEIQKADVRTARWRFETQSIDKIRSLSSENLIESVQKEEVAKGDVKHSVWLFEKNPLDHIKEVDESEETHVAPEEILKADVKSTTWLFETTPFDDFNATRSEKAEIMGKSVKGTLEELYSQKMVTSKGILIESDEIGDVRMAKYHLMNQQTPEIQREEVIRGDLQTIMMNLLNRQEKQERQVVIESEEKGHISTTVRQLFNQESAKSIEKEEVIGGDIQEAINKLFGESGSAKHGILIQEDEKGDVRMTIYSLLNKQDCVDVEKEGVVKGDIRSALQRLSSQDEPDLTKKITVDDTEKGNVHFYSTCIESGALSYLKQLHLEPDEEPSDTIEKEKIIGGDIKGTKVILSRNQTQVERTVDDVIPGDVHNTVKVFMTEPIPSSESHQRDEIVKGNLKAALTSLSESANQTVVVEKEEVMKGNIPKTLRCLERAQHRHREMEKPDIIPGNIKGALRSLEKSASSRVEAAVEDLVPGDVKATLRSLELAKRSVREVEKEEIVRGDIHTAIQSLHDASAEKRACQQEIDVQGNVKGTIQLLMEPPSSPKMQRSCSIEELKGGVKMSIKSLYEMHEQAEVEKEEVVKGDVKGTIKSLLETAQREAPKVRQGAYRRVRVKQRPPVKNLNAEAQRNAQKIKTAVSTVSQSVTSETESIQSTSCTVEKRSNEQAKNVVEHKTITQNHGIKTLKTDFCNLKPKGMIRLNKTKVETSLYTLKGPTSEPDLPPPPPPLVLDMDLPPPPTPPPPSVDSDADHLPPPPPPLTNEQDFLPPPPPEQDLERIPAEVVQVSPVEAKKMTVKKVKAPTLCPVPKLESKVESYHVAGVSKSVTTTRTSTSTSEIPPPPESPRPLRKVCISPIKFTPPPSPPPQMKGKASKFNTPLIKAEEKYRKLKEDSTPPSTPTPPHVNDALTVALQNIADEGKQTSYSSDSSTSKQVVISSSIQGNVSASQERILTGSTTISSAKQEMLSNETSNVVSIQKASSVTSSRQKTHQTVSVSSTQAVVTQQVHTAVASLVKTEKETADEKKRVKGSEKPKRNIDDTVKKVTPETPQQTFRKSQAETKTKKQTSEKNITAADPDNKITSREKVTDESKTTEATVTIKADTANQKVAKSHHRETQLDVKMAEERETQVEEKLPATEMKAELKQEIKTLNGIGSQPQTSTPTKKKKKPKKSKAGAQSGQTKDAGTESKVAITERSNQTLQAVVVSEEHVHTKKEPHKEPQNQLEGVRKKKAVTDVRQENRADPIKEAVESEKVKSTSKVEAPKQQAPGFIPHIQAVSKTVLGSVSEVGPTPGGSTVEETTQEVDMKETRLCEIVEESATGTTISKISVGSTKVQNQTKTFQESRKEETSQVKCTDLRAPSPSLRTRPPSPTFITIESIRRTQSPQRVTPSPTLLHRPATPPTPPPRRCQTPTARLTRITPSPTFDKAENLERLKDTTAKLLRGVTPPPLISPQLISEKKSEIVETPASFHCQIKRRSCSPAETLDKEPAKIDNHTSEDPEALNANDPQSSSEIQSVPEDTAEPSSASVKEKKAFFEEAQKAEMNPTYRRKEPIPIPERLGPDLEESQEEHSHKEKEDLPKVDLSALLDQLTSTEKTIRKEILPLSAEWLHNEAKEDVSSDDQGMPTFDIQAIRDVFEMNVEGFSLGEEHRDQKEPMSSRTLNLQSPPEAEGGVQQSTVPPPQENVQEITPTYPSALSESKSITEVDEFGSKVTRTNVSQQSGGASTQPPPFSYADAVKRKAVAARRTQTYDQEATENLLKNFHQTWKESETVFESLGYAVSEEVTSRVVSCHQTSAISGSSAEVGAVRGVSTEGLPDGWMDCGQKKVP